From Thermomonas sp. XSG, one genomic window encodes:
- the fusA gene encoding elongation factor G: protein MARSTPIERYRNFGIMAHIDAGKTTTSERILFYTGKSHKIGEVHDGAATMDWMEQEQERGITIQSAATTAFWKGMDKSLPEHRFNIIDTPGHVDFTIEVERSLRVLDGAVFVLCAVGGVQPQSETVWRQANKYHVPRIAFVNKMDRTGANFLKVRDQLKARLGAFPVPMQVPIGAEDNFEGVVDLLKMKAIHWDAASQGLSFEYREIPENLKAQAVEARAFMVESAAEASEELMDKYLGGEELTEDEIVKGLRERTLKTEIVPMFCGTAFKNKGVQAMLDGVVNLLPSPVDVPAIKGVDVDDETKELERHSSDKEPFSALAFKIMTDPFVGSLTFFRVYSGVLNAGDQVLNSVKGKKERIGRVLQMHSNNREEIKEVLAGDIAAAVGLKDVTTGDTLCAIDAPIILERMSFPEPVISMAVEPKTKSDQEKMGNALSRLAQEDPSFRVRTDEESGQTIIAGMGELHLDIIVDRMKREFNVEANVGKPQVAYRETIRKSDVKSDYKHAKQSGGKGQYGHVVIELSPMTDADKANPDVKNDFLFVNDITGGVIPKEFIPAVEKGIRETITSGPLAGYPVVGVKVKLVFGSYHDVDSSEMAFKLAASMAFKEGFRKADPVLLEPIMKVEIVSPEDYLGDVMGDVSRRRGVLQGQDDSPSGKIINAMIPLGEMFGYATSLRSMSQGRATFSMEFDHYAEAPNNIAETVIKKA from the coding sequence GTGGCCCGTTCCACTCCCATCGAGCGTTACCGCAACTTCGGCATCATGGCCCACATCGATGCCGGCAAAACCACTACGTCCGAGCGCATCCTGTTCTACACCGGCAAGAGTCACAAGATCGGTGAAGTGCACGACGGTGCTGCCACCATGGACTGGATGGAGCAGGAGCAGGAGCGTGGCATCACGATCCAGTCCGCCGCCACCACCGCGTTCTGGAAGGGCATGGACAAGTCCCTGCCCGAGCACCGCTTCAACATCATCGACACCCCCGGGCACGTCGACTTCACCATCGAAGTCGAGCGCTCGCTGCGCGTGCTCGACGGCGCGGTGTTCGTGCTGTGCGCCGTCGGTGGCGTGCAGCCGCAGTCCGAGACCGTGTGGCGCCAGGCCAACAAGTACCACGTGCCGCGCATCGCGTTCGTCAACAAGATGGACCGTACCGGCGCCAACTTCCTGAAGGTCCGCGACCAGCTGAAGGCGCGCTTGGGCGCCTTCCCGGTGCCGATGCAGGTGCCGATCGGCGCCGAGGACAATTTCGAGGGCGTGGTCGACCTGCTGAAGATGAAGGCGATCCACTGGGATGCCGCCAGCCAGGGCCTGTCCTTCGAATACCGCGAGATCCCGGAGAACCTGAAGGCGCAGGCCGTAGAGGCGCGCGCGTTCATGGTCGAGTCCGCGGCGGAAGCCAGCGAAGAACTGATGGACAAGTACCTGGGCGGCGAAGAGCTGACCGAGGACGAGATCGTCAAGGGTCTGCGCGAGCGCACCCTGAAGACCGAGATCGTGCCGATGTTCTGCGGTACCGCGTTCAAGAACAAGGGCGTGCAGGCCATGCTCGACGGCGTGGTCAACCTGCTGCCGTCTCCGGTCGACGTGCCCGCCATCAAGGGCGTGGACGTGGACGATGAAACCAAGGAGCTGGAGCGACATTCCAGCGACAAGGAGCCGTTCTCGGCGCTGGCGTTCAAGATCATGACCGACCCGTTCGTGGGTTCGCTCACCTTCTTCCGCGTCTATTCGGGCGTGCTCAACGCCGGCGACCAGGTGCTGAACTCGGTCAAGGGCAAGAAGGAACGCATCGGCCGCGTGCTGCAGATGCACTCCAACAACCGCGAAGAGATCAAGGAAGTGCTCGCCGGTGACATCGCCGCCGCGGTGGGCCTGAAGGACGTCACCACCGGTGACACCCTGTGCGCGATTGACGCGCCGATCATCCTCGAGCGCATGAGCTTCCCGGAGCCGGTGATCTCGATGGCGGTCGAGCCGAAGACCAAGTCCGACCAGGAGAAGATGGGTAACGCCCTGAGCCGACTGGCGCAGGAAGACCCGTCGTTCCGCGTGCGTACCGACGAGGAATCCGGCCAGACCATCATCGCCGGCATGGGTGAGCTGCACCTGGACATCATCGTTGACCGCATGAAGCGCGAGTTCAACGTCGAGGCCAACGTCGGCAAGCCGCAGGTGGCCTACCGCGAAACCATCCGCAAGTCCGACGTCAAGAGCGACTACAAGCACGCCAAGCAGTCGGGCGGCAAGGGCCAGTACGGCCACGTGGTGATCGAGCTGTCGCCGATGACCGACGCCGACAAGGCGAACCCGGACGTCAAGAACGACTTCCTGTTCGTCAACGACATCACCGGCGGCGTGATCCCGAAGGAGTTCATCCCGGCGGTCGAGAAGGGCATTCGTGAAACCATCACCAGCGGTCCGCTGGCCGGTTACCCGGTGGTGGGCGTCAAGGTCAAGCTGGTGTTCGGCTCGTACCACGACGTCGACTCGTCGGAAATGGCGTTCAAGCTGGCCGCGTCGATGGCGTTCAAGGAAGGTTTCCGCAAGGCCGATCCGGTCCTGCTGGAGCCGATCATGAAGGTCGAGATCGTCAGTCCCGAAGATTATCTGGGCGACGTGATGGGCGACGTGAGCCGCCGCCGCGGCGTGCTGCAGGGCCAGGACGACAGCCCCTCGGGCAAGATCATCAACGCGATGATCCCGCTGGGCGAGATGTTCGGTTACGCCACCTCGCTGCGTTCGATGTCGCAAGGGCGCGCCACCTTCTCGATGGAGTTCGATCATTACGCGGAAGCGCCGAACAACATCGCCGAAACGGTGATCAAGAAGGCCTGA
- the rpsL gene encoding 30S ribosomal protein S12 — translation MATINQLVRKPRSPETYKSTSPALANCPQRRGVCTRVYTTTPKKPNSALRKVAKVRLTNGYEVISYIGGEGHNLQEHSVVLIRGGRVKDLPGVRYHTVRGSLDAAGVAKRKQARSKYGAKRPKS, via the coding sequence ATGGCAACGATCAACCAGCTGGTGCGCAAGCCGCGCAGCCCGGAAACCTACAAGAGCACCTCGCCCGCGCTGGCAAACTGCCCGCAGCGCCGCGGCGTGTGCACCCGCGTGTACACCACGACCCCGAAGAAGCCGAACTCGGCGTTGCGCAAGGTCGCCAAGGTGCGCCTGACCAACGGCTACGAGGTCATCTCGTACATCGGCGGCGAAGGCCACAACCTGCAGGAGCACAGCGTGGTGCTGATCCGCGGCGGCCGCGTCAAGGATCTGCCGGGCGTGCGCTACCACACCGTGCGCGGCTCGCTCGACGCCGCCGGCGTCGCCAAGCGCAAGCAGGCCCGCTCCAAGTACGGCGCCAAGCGTCCGAAGTCCTAA
- the rpoC gene encoding DNA-directed RNA polymerase subunit beta': MKDLLNLFNQQRQTLDFDSIKIALASPDLIRSWSYGEVKKPETINYRTFKPERDGLFCAAIFGPIKDYECLCGKYKRMKHRGVVCEKCGTEVTLAKVRRERMGHIDLASPVAHIWFLKSLPSRIGLMLDMTLRDIERILYFEAFVVTEPGLTPMERGQLLTEEQFLQARQEHGDDFDAAMGAEAVYDLLRTIDLQSEMVQLKEEIASTGSETKLKRLTKRIKLIEAFIESGNRPEWMVMTVLPVLPPDLRPLVPLDGGRFATSDLNDLYRRVINRNNRLRRLLELNAPDIIVRNEKRMLQESVDALMDNGRRGRAITGTNKRPLKSLADMIKGKQGRFRQNLLGKRVDYSGRSVIVVGPYLKLHQCGLPKKMALELFKPFIFAKLQLRGLATTIKAAKKLVEREEAEVWDILEEVIREHPVLLNRAPTLHRLGIQAFEPVLIEGKAIQLHPLVCTAFNADFDGDQMAVHVPLSLEAQLEARALMMASNNILSPANGEPIIVPSQDVVLGLYYMTRALENKAGEGMVFANIAEVKRAYDNRVVELHAKCKVRITETVVAEDGSRSQQTSIVDTTVGRALLREILPEGLPFALANTELSKKNISRLINSCYRMLGLKDTVVFADKLMYTGFAYATRAGVSIGIDDMTIPLEKKSILDEAEAEVLEIQQQYQSGLVTAGERYNKVVDIWSRTNERVAKAMMDTIGTEKVVNAKGETIDQKSMNSIYIMADSGARGSQAQIRQLAGMRGLMAKPDGSIIETPITSNFREGLNVQQYFISTHGARKGLADTALKTANSGYLTRRLVDVAQDVVITETDCGTLNGLTLTPIVEGGDVVEPLKDRVLGRIVAEDVFLPGNDEDPFITRNTLIDEAWALRLEEAGVQVIKVRSTITCMAPFGVCAHCYGRDLGRGHLVNHGEAVGVVAAQSIGEPGTQLTMRTFHIGGAASRAAAIDNVTVKTTGSVKFNNLKFVTHADSHLVAVSRSGELSVLDNHGRERERYKLPYGATIQLQDGGEVKAGQVVANWDPHNHPIVSEVAGFIRFVDFVDGVTVIEKTDELTGLASREITDPKRRGSQGKDLRPVVRIVDKDGNDLNIPGTDLPAQYLLPPRSVVNLQHGAAVGVGDVVAKIPQEASKTRDITGGLPRVADLFEARKPKDPAVLAEKSGVISFGKDTKGKQRLIIKGPDGEEHEELIPKYRQIIVFEGEHVEKGETVVDGEPSPQDILRLKGVEELAAYLVKEIQDVYRLQGVKINDKHIEVIIRQMLRKVEIVDQGDSKFLNGEQVERQRAIEENERLARKGEIPVKVEPVLLGITKASLATESFISSASFQETTRVLTEAAVRGTRDTLRGLKENVIVGRLIPAGTGLAYHSQRRKNASGLTEAEMATLAGEPAEATPAE, from the coding sequence ATGAAAGATTTGCTGAACCTCTTCAACCAGCAGCGCCAGACGCTCGACTTCGACTCGATCAAGATCGCGCTGGCCAGCCCGGACCTGATCCGCTCGTGGTCGTACGGCGAGGTGAAGAAGCCCGAGACGATCAACTACCGCACCTTCAAGCCGGAGCGTGACGGCCTGTTCTGCGCCGCCATCTTCGGTCCGATCAAGGACTACGAGTGCCTGTGCGGCAAGTACAAGCGCATGAAGCACCGCGGCGTGGTCTGCGAGAAGTGCGGCACCGAAGTGACCCTGGCCAAGGTGCGCCGCGAGCGCATGGGCCACATCGACCTGGCTTCGCCGGTCGCGCACATCTGGTTCCTCAAGTCGCTGCCGTCGCGCATCGGCCTGATGCTGGACATGACCCTGCGTGACATCGAGCGCATCCTGTACTTCGAGGCGTTCGTGGTGACGGAGCCGGGCCTGACCCCGATGGAGCGCGGCCAGCTGCTGACCGAAGAACAGTTCCTGCAGGCACGCCAGGAGCATGGCGACGACTTCGACGCGGCGATGGGCGCGGAAGCGGTCTATGACCTGCTGCGCACGATCGACCTGCAGAGCGAGATGGTGCAGCTGAAGGAGGAGATCGCCTCCACCGGCAGCGAGACCAAGCTCAAGCGCCTGACCAAGCGGATCAAGCTGATCGAGGCCTTCATCGAGTCCGGCAACCGTCCGGAATGGATGGTCATGACCGTGCTGCCGGTGCTGCCGCCGGACCTGCGCCCGCTGGTCCCGCTGGACGGCGGCCGCTTCGCGACCTCCGACCTGAACGACCTGTACCGCCGCGTCATCAACCGCAACAACCGCCTGCGGCGCCTGCTGGAGCTCAATGCGCCCGACATCATCGTGCGCAACGAGAAGCGCATGCTGCAGGAGTCGGTGGACGCGCTGATGGACAACGGCCGCCGCGGCCGCGCCATCACCGGCACCAACAAGCGCCCGCTCAAGTCGCTGGCCGATATGATCAAGGGCAAGCAGGGCCGCTTCCGCCAGAACCTGCTCGGCAAGCGCGTCGACTACTCGGGCCGTTCGGTCATCGTGGTCGGCCCGTACCTGAAGCTGCACCAGTGCGGCCTGCCGAAGAAGATGGCGCTGGAGCTGTTCAAGCCCTTCATCTTCGCCAAGCTGCAGCTGCGCGGCCTCGCCACCACCATCAAGGCGGCGAAGAAGCTGGTCGAGCGCGAAGAGGCCGAGGTGTGGGACATCCTCGAAGAGGTGATCCGCGAACACCCGGTGCTGCTGAACCGCGCCCCGACCCTGCACCGCCTCGGCATCCAGGCGTTCGAGCCGGTGCTGATCGAAGGCAAGGCGATCCAGCTGCACCCGCTGGTCTGCACCGCGTTCAACGCCGACTTCGACGGTGACCAGATGGCCGTGCACGTGCCGCTGTCGCTGGAAGCCCAGCTGGAAGCACGCGCGCTGATGATGGCGTCGAACAACATCCTGTCGCCGGCCAACGGCGAGCCGATCATCGTGCCATCGCAGGACGTGGTGCTGGGCCTGTACTACATGACCCGCGCGCTGGAGAACAAGGCGGGCGAGGGCATGGTGTTCGCCAACATCGCCGAGGTGAAGCGCGCCTACGACAACCGCGTGGTCGAGCTGCACGCCAAGTGCAAGGTGCGCATCACCGAGACCGTGGTGGCCGAGGATGGCAGCCGCAGCCAGCAGACCTCGATCGTGGACACCACGGTCGGGCGCGCCCTGCTGCGCGAAATCCTGCCGGAAGGCCTGCCGTTCGCGCTGGCCAACACCGAGCTGAGCAAGAAGAACATCAGCCGCCTGATCAACAGCTGCTACCGCATGCTGGGCCTGAAGGACACGGTGGTGTTCGCCGACAAGCTGATGTACACCGGCTTCGCCTACGCCACCCGCGCCGGCGTGTCGATCGGCATCGACGACATGACCATCCCGCTGGAGAAGAAGTCGATCCTCGACGAGGCCGAGGCCGAGGTGCTGGAAATCCAGCAGCAGTACCAGTCGGGCCTGGTCACCGCCGGCGAGCGCTACAACAAGGTGGTCGACATCTGGTCGCGCACCAACGAGCGCGTCGCCAAGGCGATGATGGATACCATCGGCACCGAGAAGGTGGTCAACGCCAAGGGCGAGACCATCGACCAGAAGTCGATGAACTCGATCTACATCATGGCCGACTCCGGTGCGCGTGGTAGCCAGGCGCAGATCCGCCAGCTGGCCGGCATGCGCGGCCTGATGGCCAAGCCGGACGGCTCGATCATCGAGACCCCGATCACCTCGAACTTCCGCGAGGGCCTGAACGTCCAGCAGTACTTCATTTCGACCCACGGTGCCCGTAAGGGCCTGGCGGATACCGCGCTGAAGACCGCGAACTCCGGTTACCTGACCCGCCGCCTGGTCGACGTGGCGCAGGACGTGGTGATCACCGAAACCGACTGCGGCACGCTCAACGGCCTGACCCTGACCCCGATCGTGGAAGGCGGCGACGTGGTCGAGCCGCTGAAGGACCGCGTGCTGGGCCGCATCGTGGCCGAGGACGTGTTCCTGCCGGGCAACGACGAGGATCCGTTCATCACCCGCAACACCCTGATCGACGAAGCCTGGGCGCTGCGCCTGGAAGAGGCCGGCGTGCAGGTGATCAAGGTGCGCAGCACCATCACCTGCATGGCACCGTTCGGCGTGTGTGCGCACTGCTATGGCCGCGACCTCGGCCGTGGCCACCTGGTCAACCACGGCGAGGCCGTGGGCGTGGTGGCCGCGCAGTCGATCGGCGAGCCGGGCACCCAGCTGACCATGCGTACGTTCCACATCGGTGGTGCGGCGTCGCGTGCGGCGGCGATCGACAACGTGACGGTGAAGACCACCGGCTCGGTGAAGTTCAACAACCTGAAGTTCGTCACCCACGCAGACAGCCATCTGGTCGCGGTGTCGCGCTCCGGCGAACTGTCGGTGCTGGACAACCACGGCCGCGAGCGCGAGCGCTACAAGCTGCCCTACGGCGCCACCATCCAGTTGCAGGATGGCGGTGAAGTCAAGGCCGGGCAGGTGGTGGCCAACTGGGATCCGCACAACCACCCGATCGTCTCGGAAGTGGCGGGCTTCATCCGCTTCGTCGACTTCGTCGACGGCGTGACCGTGATCGAGAAGACCGACGAACTGACCGGCCTGGCCTCGCGCGAGATCACCGATCCGAAGCGCCGCGGCTCGCAGGGCAAGGACCTGCGCCCGGTGGTGCGCATCGTCGACAAGGATGGCAATGACCTGAACATCCCGGGCACCGACCTCCCGGCGCAGTACCTGCTGCCGCCGCGCTCGGTGGTTAACCTGCAGCACGGCGCCGCCGTGGGCGTGGGCGACGTGGTCGCGAAGATCCCGCAGGAAGCATCCAAGACCCGCGACATCACCGGCGGTCTGCCGCGCGTGGCCGACCTGTTCGAGGCGCGCAAGCCGAAGGATCCGGCGGTGCTGGCCGAGAAGTCCGGCGTGATCTCGTTCGGCAAGGACACCAAGGGTAAGCAGCGCCTGATCATCAAGGGCCCGGATGGCGAGGAGCACGAAGAGCTGATCCCGAAGTACCGCCAGATCATCGTGTTCGAAGGCGAGCACGTGGAGAAGGGCGAGACCGTGGTGGACGGCGAGCCGAGCCCGCAGGACATCCTGCGCCTGAAGGGCGTCGAGGAGCTGGCCGCCTACCTGGTCAAGGAAATCCAGGACGTCTACCGCCTGCAGGGCGTGAAGATCAACGACAAGCACATCGAGGTGATCATTCGCCAGATGCTGCGCAAGGTCGAGATCGTGGACCAGGGCGATTCGAAGTTCCTCAATGGCGAGCAGGTCGAGCGGCAGCGCGCCATCGAGGAGAACGAGCGCCTGGCGCGCAAGGGCGAGATCCCGGTCAAGGTGGAGCCGGTGCTGCTGGGCATCACCAAGGCCTCGCTGGCGACCGAGTCGTTCATCTCGTCGGCCTCGTTCCAGGAGACCACCCGCGTGCTGACCGAAGCGGCGGTGCGTGGCACCCGCGACACCCTGCGCGGCCTGAAGGAGAACGTGATCGTCGGGCGCCTGATCCCGGCGGGCACCGGTCTGGCTTACCACAGCCAGCGCCGCAAGAACGCCTCGGGCCTGACCGAAGCGGAAATGGCCACGCTGGCCGGCGAGCCGGCCGAGGCCACGCCCGCGGAGTGA
- the rpsG gene encoding 30S ribosomal protein S7 — MSRKGNTPQRSVLPDPKHGSETIARFINMVMQSGKKSVAEKIVYGAMDVIGEKNPNALELVEKALGNVSPSVEVKSRRVGGATYQVPVEVRASRRMALAMRWLIESARKRGENSMPRKLAGELIDASENRGGAIKKREETHRMADANKAFAHYRW, encoded by the coding sequence ATGTCCCGTAAAGGCAATACCCCGCAGCGTTCGGTGCTGCCGGACCCGAAGCACGGAAGCGAAACCATCGCCCGCTTCATCAACATGGTCATGCAGAGCGGCAAGAAGTCGGTCGCCGAGAAGATCGTCTATGGCGCGATGGACGTGATCGGCGAGAAGAACCCGAACGCGCTCGAGCTGGTCGAGAAGGCGCTGGGCAACGTGTCGCCGTCGGTCGAGGTCAAGTCCCGCCGTGTCGGTGGTGCAACCTACCAGGTGCCCGTCGAAGTGCGCGCCTCCCGGCGCATGGCGCTGGCGATGCGCTGGCTGATCGAGTCCGCCCGCAAGCGCGGCGAGAACTCGATGCCGCGCAAGCTGGCCGGCGAGCTGATCGATGCGTCCGAGAACCGTGGTGGCGCGATCAAGAAGCGCGAAGAAACCCACCGCATGGCCGACGCCAACAAGGCGTTCGCCCACTACCGCTGGTAA